A region of Myxococcus stipitatus DSM 14675 DNA encodes the following proteins:
- a CDS encoding DUF4956 domain-containing protein: protein MEVSLPSLFESAKAEMGALSITVMLPRMLAAAFIGALLSLRPWRVLMRRPLPKADMVQAQVLLCAAAAVITAVIGDSVAKAFGLVGLGGFVRFRSGLKDPRDAAILFLMIGLGMACGHGSLGLAGVGTVFVATLLLVLDLFNREAPSALKQRLLVSAQADDLVRAEATLRSALGERNVLVKSCALDFDGRRLELEVEEPVPGSLTAALGRTEGMPLRGLRWTAVSPKGGREELT, encoded by the coding sequence ATGGAGGTCTCGCTTCCCTCGCTCTTCGAAAGCGCCAAGGCGGAGATGGGTGCCTTGTCCATCACCGTGATGCTGCCGCGCATGCTCGCGGCGGCGTTCATTGGCGCGCTGCTGTCCCTGCGCCCGTGGCGGGTGCTCATGCGCAGGCCCTTGCCGAAGGCGGACATGGTCCAGGCGCAGGTGCTGCTGTGCGCCGCGGCGGCGGTCATCACCGCGGTCATCGGCGACAGCGTGGCCAAGGCGTTTGGCCTAGTGGGCCTGGGCGGCTTCGTGCGCTTCCGCTCGGGGCTGAAGGACCCGCGCGACGCGGCCATCCTGTTCCTGATGATTGGCCTGGGCATGGCGTGTGGCCACGGCAGCCTGGGGCTCGCGGGCGTGGGCACCGTGTTCGTGGCGACGCTGCTGCTCGTGCTGGACCTGTTCAACCGCGAGGCGCCCAGCGCCCTGAAGCAGCGGCTGCTCGTCTCCGCGCAGGCCGATGACCTGGTGAGGGCGGAGGCCACGCTGAGGAGCGCGCTGGGCGAGCGCAACGTGTTGGTGAAGAGCTGCGCGCTCGACTTCGACGGGCGTCGGCTGGAGTTGGAAGTGGAGGAGCCCGTGCCTGGCTCGCTGACCGCGGCGCTGGGACGCACGGAGGGAATGCCCCTGCGGGGGCTGCGATGGACGGCGGTGAGCCCCAAAGGGGGCCGGGAGGAGCTGACATGA
- the tmk gene encoding dTMP kinase, translating into MFIDFEGIDGSGKTTLSNLLAGRLKKLGYRVAHAREGGELRSSTARRVRELTRDSRLLEMAPRAEFFLNLARDAQQLEEVVAPALSRGEVCITDRYLYSQLALSGGGRGLPLSELRPACELAAQGLWPDLVILVDVDPDLARLRKRLGKAQSDRSPESDSRKGLAGAGLAVRMREAFLSLAKEDPRRWLILENNDVPLHVLEQRLVDAVVARLEGRDMPVQRIVPSSATAHASEPIRVERVEERFFQALDAVELREPTLAVWLLGGLPGLAAHQRRLDFVERFPVLTARGLQGLDDDAAWTLREMLAPRAPLQVASGLVGLKGPRAAMMRERLYVHAPAEVLQGLRGDDSPPSWTLRERGVRDGHLAAVLLGLGGVNDDEAWVVREAGMTRGLYAEVARSLGGLTDARAEALREVLLAHDRLAVLRGTLGLDTPVARGLRESLANKALKLVLRSLTGLSTQEAWALRERSAARTKEALDSVDGMNDPRAWKLRVAQANRWPATVLSSLEGLPLEPEARLLVERILEAHGTRIPVLRNAYSVVATAAALDARGTVSRAGRPVADVPPQQAEV; encoded by the coding sequence GTGTTCATCGATTTCGAGGGGATTGATGGCAGCGGCAAGACGACACTCTCCAACCTGCTGGCCGGAAGGCTGAAGAAGCTGGGCTACCGGGTGGCGCACGCGCGCGAAGGGGGTGAGCTCCGCTCGTCCACCGCCCGGCGCGTGAGGGAGCTGACGCGAGACTCACGGCTCCTGGAGATGGCGCCACGCGCGGAGTTCTTCCTCAACCTGGCGAGAGACGCGCAACAACTGGAGGAAGTGGTGGCGCCCGCGCTCTCCCGAGGCGAGGTGTGCATCACCGACCGCTACCTGTACTCCCAGCTCGCGCTGAGCGGCGGGGGCCGAGGACTGCCCTTGTCGGAGCTGCGGCCCGCGTGCGAGCTGGCCGCGCAGGGGCTGTGGCCGGACCTGGTCATCCTCGTCGACGTGGACCCGGACCTGGCGAGGCTGCGCAAGCGGCTGGGCAAGGCGCAGTCGGACCGAAGCCCGGAGAGCGACAGTCGCAAGGGCCTGGCGGGCGCGGGGCTCGCGGTGCGCATGCGCGAGGCCTTCCTCTCCCTGGCGAAGGAGGACCCCCGGCGCTGGCTCATCCTCGAGAACAACGACGTGCCGTTGCACGTGTTGGAGCAGCGACTCGTGGACGCGGTGGTGGCGCGGCTGGAAGGACGCGACATGCCCGTGCAGCGAATCGTCCCCTCCTCCGCCACCGCGCACGCGTCCGAGCCCATCCGGGTGGAGCGCGTGGAGGAGCGCTTCTTCCAGGCACTGGATGCGGTGGAGCTGCGGGAGCCGACCCTGGCCGTGTGGCTGTTGGGCGGACTGCCCGGGCTCGCCGCGCACCAGCGCAGACTGGACTTCGTGGAGCGCTTCCCGGTCCTCACCGCGCGCGGACTCCAAGGGCTCGATGATGATGCCGCGTGGACGCTGCGCGAGATGCTGGCCCCACGAGCGCCCCTCCAGGTGGCCAGCGGCCTGGTGGGATTGAAGGGCCCTCGCGCGGCGATGATGCGCGAGCGGCTGTATGTCCATGCGCCCGCGGAGGTCCTCCAGGGCTTGAGGGGGGACGACTCCCCTCCTAGCTGGACCTTGCGCGAGCGGGGCGTGAGGGATGGACACCTGGCGGCGGTGCTCCTGGGCCTGGGCGGCGTGAACGATGACGAGGCCTGGGTGGTGCGCGAGGCGGGCATGACGCGCGGGCTGTACGCCGAGGTGGCGCGCAGCCTGGGAGGACTGACGGACGCTCGGGCGGAGGCGCTGCGCGAGGTGCTGCTGGCCCATGACAGGCTGGCGGTGCTGCGCGGGACCCTCGGGTTGGACACGCCCGTGGCGAGAGGACTGCGCGAGTCGCTGGCGAACAAGGCGCTGAAGCTGGTGCTGCGCTCGCTGACGGGGCTCTCCACCCAGGAAGCGTGGGCCCTGCGGGAGCGGTCCGCGGCCAGGACGAAGGAGGCACTCGACTCGGTGGACGGCATGAACGACCCGCGCGCATGGAAGCTGCGCGTCGCCCAGGCGAATCGCTGGCCCGCCACCGTGCTCTCCTCGCTCGAGGGGCTGCCCCTGGAGCCCGAGGCGCGCTTGCTGGTGGAGCGCATCCTGGAGGCCCACGGCACACGCATTCCGGTGCTGCGCAACGCGTACTCGGTCGTCGCCACCGCGGCGGCGCTCGACGCTCGGGGCACCGTCTCCCGCGCGGGCCGGCCCGTCGCGGATGTGCCTCCGCAGCAAGCCGAAGTCTAG
- a CDS encoding carboxypeptidase regulatory-like domain-containing protein: MPNALRVVVLSAEGVRVRGATVTATNLTSNASISGVTDSDGVTTAINETLAPSPVRVVAVAGARVSPASRVDWVCDTCNCVPEPADLTLELDP, from the coding sequence GTGCCGAACGCCCTGCGCGTGGTGGTCCTCTCCGCGGAGGGCGTGCGCGTGCGTGGCGCCACCGTCACCGCCACCAACCTCACGTCCAACGCCAGCATCTCCGGCGTCACCGACTCGGACGGCGTGACGACTGCCATCAATGAAACACTCGCCCCCAGCCCGGTGCGCGTGGTGGCCGTCGCCGGGGCCCGGGTGTCGCCCGCGTCGCGGGTCGACTGGGTGTGCGACACCTGCAACTGTGTCCCCGAGCCCGCGGACCTGACGCTGGAGTTGGACCCGTAG
- a CDS encoding M61 family metallopeptidase: MSHTVRYRVSLPRPHTHLVEVEVSFPGGAATLDARMPVWTPGSYLVREFARHVQDVSAVAPDGTPLLVRRMDKQTWRVHAGGQAVTLRYRVYANELTVRTSHVDGTHAYLNGASVFLYTDATRDAEHHVTVEAPAGWSTFCALDSRDGAFIAPDYDTLVDSPIEVGPHTPLTFTVAGVPHDIVVWGDSVADPERLCADFQRLCEVQARLFGGLPMRRYLFLLYLTDKGRGGLEHQASTALLFPRAALATNRGWEDLLTLAAHEYFHLWVVKRVKPRTLVPFDYTQENYTSLLWAFEGTTAYYDNLIVRRSGLMSAPRYLTRLGETLTTLQSTPGRRTQTLLDASMVSWVKHYRPDENSPNSAISYYLKGEVVSALLDLEIRRATRDDRGLDDVLRLLWSRHGDGTGVDEEGVEAAASEVAGTDLKAFFDRALRTTEELDYSVFSHVGLEASFRTRESPGDRGGTPPKGRTGEAKPRGWLGITLKGSATVASVLDGSPAQEAGLYAEDDVVALDGWKADGNALVSRCEDRKPGDTVRVTVFRRDKLLEVPVVLGTKPSEAVWLARVDKPTEAQKAAYQSWLGAPWDEAPGAT; this comes from the coding sequence ATGTCCCACACCGTCCGTTACCGCGTCTCGCTGCCTCGGCCCCACACGCACCTGGTGGAGGTGGAGGTCTCGTTCCCTGGGGGTGCCGCCACCCTCGATGCGCGGATGCCGGTGTGGACACCGGGCAGCTACCTGGTGCGCGAGTTCGCCCGCCACGTCCAGGACGTCTCGGCGGTGGCACCGGATGGGACGCCGCTGCTGGTGCGGCGCATGGACAAGCAGACGTGGCGCGTGCACGCGGGCGGGCAGGCCGTCACCCTGCGCTACCGCGTCTACGCGAACGAGCTGACGGTGCGCACCAGCCACGTGGATGGAACCCACGCGTACCTCAATGGCGCCAGCGTGTTCCTCTACACGGACGCCACGCGGGACGCGGAGCACCACGTCACGGTGGAGGCCCCCGCGGGCTGGAGCACGTTCTGCGCGCTGGACTCGCGCGACGGCGCCTTCATCGCGCCGGACTACGACACGCTGGTGGACAGTCCCATCGAGGTGGGGCCTCACACGCCGCTCACCTTCACCGTGGCCGGGGTGCCTCACGACATCGTCGTCTGGGGGGACAGCGTCGCGGACCCGGAGCGGCTGTGCGCGGACTTCCAGCGCCTGTGCGAGGTGCAGGCGCGGCTGTTCGGCGGGCTGCCCATGCGCCGCTACCTGTTCCTGCTGTACCTGACGGACAAGGGGCGCGGGGGGCTGGAGCACCAGGCCAGCACCGCCCTGCTCTTCCCGCGCGCGGCGCTCGCCACGAATCGCGGCTGGGAAGACCTGCTGACGCTGGCCGCGCACGAGTACTTCCACCTGTGGGTCGTCAAGCGGGTGAAGCCGCGGACGCTGGTGCCCTTCGACTACACGCAGGAGAACTACACCTCCCTGCTGTGGGCCTTCGAGGGCACCACCGCGTACTACGACAACCTCATCGTCCGGCGCTCGGGGCTGATGTCCGCGCCGCGCTACCTCACCCGGCTGGGTGAGACACTCACCACGCTGCAGTCCACGCCGGGCCGGCGCACGCAGACGCTCCTCGATGCGTCGATGGTGAGCTGGGTGAAGCACTACCGCCCCGACGAGAACTCCCCCAACAGCGCCATCTCCTACTACTTGAAGGGCGAGGTGGTGTCGGCGCTCCTCGACCTGGAGATCCGCCGGGCCACGCGGGACGACCGCGGCCTGGATGATGTCCTCCGGTTGCTGTGGTCACGCCATGGCGATGGTACAGGCGTGGATGAGGAAGGCGTGGAGGCCGCGGCGAGCGAGGTGGCCGGCACGGACCTGAAGGCCTTCTTCGACCGGGCGCTGCGCACCACGGAGGAGCTGGACTACTCGGTGTTCTCCCACGTGGGGCTCGAGGCCAGCTTCCGGACGCGCGAGTCGCCGGGAGACCGCGGGGGCACGCCGCCCAAGGGCAGGACGGGTGAGGCGAAGCCTCGGGGGTGGCTGGGCATCACCCTCAAGGGGAGCGCCACGGTGGCCTCGGTGCTGGACGGCTCGCCCGCGCAGGAGGCGGGGCTGTACGCCGAGGACGACGTGGTGGCGCTGGATGGGTGGAAGGCGGACGGCAACGCGCTGGTGAGCCGGTGCGAGGACCGCAAGCCCGGGGACACCGTGCGCGTGACGGTGTTCCGCCGCGACAAGCTGCTGGAGGTCCCCGTGGTGCTGGGCACCAAGCCTTCCGAGGCGGTGTGGCTGGCGCGCGTGGACAAGCCCACGGAGGCCCAGAAGGCCGCCTATCAGTCCTGGCTGGGCGCCCCCTGGGACGAGGCCCCCGGCGCGACGTAG
- a CDS encoding ribonuclease HII — translation MSIDSREQWLQCSLGELTERFVTQAHAVPSGLLEALDADPRRGAQSLARRIRARQERNRSEGQRLRHLLRFETELWEQGHTHVAGVDEAGMAPLAGPVVAAAAVLPKSYRLKGLDDSKKVLDAEKREALAVAIKRDAVAWAVGHAEVEEIDRINIYHAGLLAMRRAVEGLGLKPDYVLVDARTIPECPAPQRGIIKGDSLSMSIAAASILAKTTRDKLMGELDTRYPGYGLAQHKGYPTPHHIQALREKGVLPIHRRSFGPVREVLGLVAPADVPSAQAELFDLTPSPARRRP, via the coding sequence ATGTCTATCGATAGCCGGGAACAGTGGCTCCAGTGCTCGCTCGGGGAGCTGACCGAGCGCTTCGTCACCCAGGCGCACGCCGTTCCCTCCGGCCTCCTGGAAGCCCTCGACGCGGACCCGCGACGGGGCGCTCAATCCCTTGCCCGGCGCATCCGGGCCCGCCAGGAGCGCAACCGCTCCGAGGGCCAGCGCCTGCGCCACCTGCTGCGCTTCGAGACGGAGCTGTGGGAGCAGGGCCACACCCACGTCGCGGGCGTGGACGAGGCGGGCATGGCACCGCTCGCGGGCCCCGTCGTCGCGGCCGCGGCCGTGCTGCCCAAGAGCTACCGGCTCAAGGGGCTGGACGACTCGAAGAAGGTGCTGGACGCGGAGAAGCGGGAGGCGCTCGCGGTCGCCATCAAGCGCGACGCGGTGGCCTGGGCCGTGGGCCACGCGGAGGTGGAGGAGATCGACCGCATCAACATCTACCACGCGGGCCTGCTCGCCATGCGCCGCGCGGTGGAGGGCCTGGGGCTGAAGCCGGACTACGTGCTGGTGGACGCGCGGACCATCCCGGAGTGCCCCGCGCCCCAGCGCGGCATCATCAAGGGCGACTCGCTCTCCATGAGCATCGCGGCGGCCTCCATCCTCGCGAAGACGACGCGCGACAAGCTGATGGGCGAGCTGGACACGCGCTACCCGGGCTATGGCCTGGCGCAGCACAAGGGCTACCCGACGCCGCACCACATCCAGGCGCTGCGCGAGAAGGGCGTCCTGCCCATCCACCGACGCAGCTTCGGCCCCGTGAGAGAGGTGCTGGGGCTGGTGGCTCCCGCGGACGTGCCCTCCGCGCAGGCGGAGCTGTTCGACCTCACCCCGTCTCCCGCGCGGAGGCGGCCATGA
- a CDS encoding aminotransferase class I/II-fold pyridoxal phosphate-dependent enzyme: MDLRDQLDSPLFTHFIANYTHPTGPDLLARTEAFYEWQESRRQSGLWPYSRSLEGAPTAECSVRSEGGVARQGLNFGSQDYLSLSTHPQVVEAAHRAIRDYGVHSAGSGMFGGNTTPGLQLEQALGEHLKMPHVALFATGWGAGFGAIAGLVRPEDHVVLDALSHASLQQGASAATQKVSRVPHLNNRAMRRKLQELRASDVDHGILVVTEGLFSMDSDVPRIEELQSICHEYGATLLVDVAHDLGALGPSGTGSLGAQGLLGKVDLVVGSFSKTFSSNGGFVATRSAAVRQFVRVMGGPHIFSNAILPVQAAVALESLRIVRSPEGDALRAKAMENILALRAAFAERGVKCLGEPSNVVPVPLGDPKVARVASKLVFERGVFPNLVEYPAVRIRESRFRMQVMSSHSVEQMRHGAQVVLDAVEEARQLLAAPQTSPLRSLRVDAEPRARV, encoded by the coding sequence ATGGATCTACGCGATCAGCTCGACTCGCCGTTGTTCACGCATTTCATCGCCAATTACACACACCCGACCGGGCCGGACCTGCTGGCGCGGACCGAGGCGTTCTACGAATGGCAGGAGTCGCGGCGGCAGTCGGGGCTTTGGCCATACTCGCGCAGCCTGGAGGGGGCTCCCACGGCGGAGTGCTCCGTGCGCAGCGAGGGGGGCGTGGCTCGGCAGGGATTGAACTTCGGCTCGCAGGACTACCTGTCGCTGTCGACACATCCGCAGGTGGTCGAGGCGGCGCACCGCGCCATTCGTGACTACGGCGTGCACAGTGCGGGCTCCGGGATGTTTGGCGGCAACACGACGCCGGGGCTTCAGTTGGAGCAGGCGCTCGGGGAGCACCTGAAGATGCCGCACGTGGCCCTGTTCGCGACGGGGTGGGGCGCGGGCTTCGGTGCCATCGCGGGGCTGGTGCGTCCCGAGGACCACGTGGTGCTGGACGCGTTGTCCCACGCGAGCCTCCAGCAGGGCGCCAGCGCGGCGACGCAGAAGGTGAGCCGGGTGCCGCACCTGAACAACCGCGCCATGCGCCGCAAGCTCCAGGAGCTGCGGGCCAGCGACGTCGACCATGGCATCCTCGTCGTCACCGAGGGCCTGTTCTCCATGGACTCGGACGTGCCCCGCATCGAGGAGCTCCAGTCCATCTGCCACGAGTACGGCGCGACGCTGCTGGTGGACGTGGCGCATGACCTGGGCGCCCTGGGCCCCTCGGGCACCGGCAGCCTGGGCGCACAGGGCCTGCTCGGGAAGGTGGACCTGGTGGTGGGCTCCTTCTCCAAGACGTTCTCGTCCAATGGCGGCTTCGTGGCGACGCGCTCCGCGGCGGTGCGCCAGTTCGTGCGTGTCATGGGCGGGCCCCACATCTTCTCCAACGCGATTCTCCCCGTGCAGGCCGCGGTGGCGCTGGAGTCGCTGCGCATCGTCCGTTCGCCGGAGGGCGACGCGCTGCGGGCCAAGGCGATGGAGAACATCCTCGCGCTGCGCGCCGCGTTCGCCGAGCGCGGGGTGAAGTGTCTGGGCGAGCCGTCCAACGTGGTGCCGGTGCCGCTGGGGGACCCGAAGGTGGCGCGCGTCGCCTCCAAGCTGGTGTTCGAGCGCGGCGTGTTCCCCAACCTCGTCGAGTACCCCGCGGTGCGCATCCGCGAGTCGCGCTTCCGCATGCAGGTGATGTCGTCGCACTCCGTGGAGCAGATGCGGCACGGCGCCCAGGTGGTGCTGGACGCCGTCGAGGAGGCGCGTCAGTTGCTCGCGGCTCCGCAGACAAGCCCGCTGCGCTCCCTGCGCGTCGACGCGGAGCCGCGCGCGCGGGTGTGA
- a CDS encoding RsmB/NOP family class I SAM-dependent RNA methyltransferase: MAQKSRFRPTARHSAKKSPAPSKRKKLTAAEKERSTRPLREDLVLQACLEAYALVRHEGRLSDRALDFTLRRKANLYSSERRAVAERVYALLRRQRTVDFLLSRAHPRFETLDASRQDVLRLAASRMLHGELLGDVVRTSSLASSDASALSALPQAAAALEALPEKKRFPIAASLPDFLAEKFLALYGKDAARAAEAMNERAPLTIRANLLKEDRDALAKRLGAEQVEVKPTPLSPMGLHLETRLNVFSLTSFREGFVEIQDEGSQLLGMLVDAPPTRVVDACAGAGGKTLQLAAQMKNRGDLHAMDIDERRLDDLKKRARRAGVHNVRAQHIPAEGAEVDAALEPLVGKADRVLVDAPCSGTGTFRRKPDARYRLTPEELEHHVARQKLLLERFSRMVKPGGRLIYGTCSVLREENEAVIEDFLSRHPEYTVRPVAELLGAELAAKVGPGPFLRIAPHTHGTDGFFGAVLVRAK; the protein is encoded by the coding sequence ATGGCTCAGAAATCCAGATTCCGCCCCACCGCGCGCCACTCCGCGAAGAAGTCCCCCGCCCCTTCGAAGAGGAAGAAGCTCACGGCCGCCGAAAAGGAGCGCTCCACGCGTCCGCTGCGCGAGGACCTGGTGCTGCAAGCCTGCCTGGAGGCCTACGCGCTGGTGCGCCATGAAGGGCGACTGTCGGACCGGGCGCTGGACTTCACCTTGCGCCGCAAGGCCAACCTCTACTCGTCGGAGCGCCGCGCCGTGGCCGAGCGCGTCTACGCCCTGCTCCGCCGCCAGCGCACGGTGGACTTCCTGCTGAGCCGCGCCCACCCGCGCTTCGAGACGCTGGATGCCTCGCGCCAGGACGTGCTGCGGCTGGCCGCCTCGCGCATGCTGCATGGCGAGCTCCTGGGGGATGTGGTGCGCACCTCGTCGCTGGCGTCGTCGGATGCCTCGGCCCTGAGCGCACTGCCCCAGGCCGCCGCGGCGCTGGAGGCCCTGCCGGAGAAGAAGCGCTTCCCCATCGCCGCCTCGCTGCCGGACTTCCTCGCCGAGAAGTTCCTCGCCCTCTACGGCAAGGACGCGGCTCGCGCCGCGGAGGCGATGAACGAGCGCGCCCCCCTCACCATCCGCGCCAACCTGCTCAAGGAGGACCGCGACGCGCTGGCCAAGCGGCTGGGCGCCGAGCAGGTGGAGGTGAAGCCCACGCCCCTGTCCCCCATGGGCCTGCACCTGGAGACGCGCCTCAACGTCTTCTCGCTGACGAGCTTCCGCGAGGGCTTCGTCGAAATCCAGGACGAGGGCAGCCAGCTGCTGGGCATGCTGGTGGACGCGCCTCCCACGCGCGTCGTCGATGCGTGCGCGGGCGCGGGCGGCAAGACGCTGCAGCTGGCCGCGCAGATGAAGAACCGGGGCGACCTGCACGCGATGGACATCGACGAGCGGCGCCTCGACGACTTGAAGAAGCGGGCGCGCCGGGCGGGTGTGCACAACGTGCGCGCGCAGCACATCCCCGCGGAGGGCGCGGAGGTGGACGCCGCGCTGGAGCCGCTGGTGGGCAAGGCGGACCGCGTGCTGGTGGACGCGCCGTGCAGCGGCACGGGCACCTTCCGCCGCAAGCCGGACGCGCGCTACCGCCTGACGCCCGAGGAGCTGGAGCACCACGTGGCGCGGCAGAAGCTGCTGCTGGAGCGCTTCTCCCGGATGGTGAAGCCCGGCGGCCGGCTCATCTACGGCACGTGCAGCGTGCTGCGCGAGGAGAACGAGGCCGTCATCGAGGACTTCCTCTCGCGGCACCCCGAGTACACGGTGCGCCCCGTGGCGGAGCTCCTGGGGGCGGAGCTGGCCGCGAAGGTGGGGCCGGGCCCGTTCCTGCGGATTGCGCCCCACACCCACGGAACCGACGGCTTCTTCGGAGCCGTTCTCGTCCGGGCGAAGTAG
- a CDS encoding metallophosphoesterase has protein sequence MQLKTRFTFMAVALTLVSGVASAGVLARDPYLQKVGPDTALVAFRLASSCSPEVRYGTGAVSEVARSETTGRNHAVVLTGLKPGTEYTYEVSACGTTTPPKRFKTAPEPGTRSVHFAAMGDFGTGGSDQRKVVSRMLTNKPELFVALGDNAYPDGTEADFENNLFTPMAALLAEVPMFATPGNHEYVTNQGEPYLNNLFMPTNNPAGSERYFSFDWGHVHFVSIDSNCALGLAAPNRCTLEAQKAWLETDLATTKQPWKVVFFHHPAWSSGEHGSQLTMRRQFAPLFEKYGVDLVLTGHDHNYERSKNMQGDTIAASGGIPYLVVGGGGAALRAFSGSQPDWSVFRDNKAYGYLDVEVVEGVLTAKLITVDNKVLDSFTLRKDLPPVEQPPPADALNINVEGERGVAPHGALFRATTSSPDVPVRWDFGDGGSAEGHTAKHVYTRAGQFTVTATATFGALTRTATAVVSVSEPPGGTPDAGTSPGTDAGTPPPNIADKGGGSGGGCSTSSTATLLPAGGLLLSRLLRRRSRRPS, from the coding sequence ATGCAACTGAAGACCCGCTTCACCTTCATGGCCGTGGCCCTGACTCTCGTGTCGGGCGTGGCTTCCGCGGGCGTTCTCGCTCGCGACCCCTACCTCCAGAAAGTCGGACCGGACACCGCCCTGGTGGCATTCCGACTGGCGTCCAGTTGCTCGCCCGAGGTGCGCTACGGCACGGGCGCCGTGAGCGAGGTCGCCCGCTCGGAGACCACGGGCCGCAACCACGCCGTGGTGTTGACGGGCCTGAAGCCCGGCACCGAGTACACCTATGAAGTGAGCGCCTGCGGCACGACGACGCCCCCCAAGCGCTTCAAGACCGCCCCCGAGCCGGGAACCCGGAGCGTGCACTTCGCCGCCATGGGGGACTTCGGCACGGGAGGCTCGGACCAGCGCAAGGTCGTCTCACGCATGCTCACGAACAAGCCGGAGCTGTTCGTGGCGCTCGGTGACAACGCCTACCCCGACGGCACCGAGGCCGACTTCGAGAACAACCTCTTCACCCCCATGGCCGCGCTGCTCGCCGAGGTGCCGATGTTCGCCACGCCCGGCAACCACGAGTACGTGACGAACCAGGGTGAGCCGTACCTGAACAACCTCTTCATGCCCACCAACAACCCGGCGGGCTCGGAGCGCTACTTCTCCTTCGACTGGGGACACGTGCACTTCGTGTCCATCGACTCCAACTGCGCGCTGGGCCTCGCGGCGCCCAACCGCTGCACGCTGGAGGCGCAGAAGGCGTGGCTGGAGACGGACCTGGCCACGACGAAGCAGCCGTGGAAGGTCGTCTTCTTCCACCACCCGGCCTGGTCCAGCGGGGAGCACGGCTCGCAGCTCACCATGCGCCGCCAGTTCGCGCCCCTCTTCGAGAAGTACGGCGTGGACCTGGTGCTCACGGGGCATGACCACAACTACGAGCGCAGCAAGAACATGCAGGGCGACACCATCGCGGCATCGGGCGGCATCCCGTACCTCGTCGTGGGCGGCGGCGGCGCCGCGCTGCGAGCCTTCTCCGGCAGCCAGCCCGACTGGAGCGTCTTCCGCGACAACAAGGCCTACGGCTACCTGGACGTCGAGGTCGTCGAGGGCGTGCTCACCGCGAAGCTCATCACCGTCGACAACAAGGTGCTCGACAGCTTCACGCTGCGCAAGGACCTGCCCCCCGTGGAGCAGCCGCCTCCGGCCGACGCGCTCAACATCAACGTCGAGGGCGAGCGCGGCGTGGCCCCGCACGGCGCCCTCTTCCGCGCGACGACGTCCTCGCCCGACGTGCCCGTGCGCTGGGACTTCGGCGACGGGGGCTCGGCCGAGGGCCACACCGCGAAGCACGTCTACACCCGGGCCGGCCAGTTCACCGTGACCGCGACAGCCACCTTCGGAGCCCTGACGCGCACGGCGACGGCGGTCGTCAGCGTCAGTGAGCCCCCGGGCGGAACCCCGGATGCGGGCACCTCGCCGGGCACGGACGCGGGCACCCCTCCCCCGAACATCGCGGACAAGGGGGGCGGCTCCGGCGGAGGCTGCTCCACCAGCTCCACCGCCACCCTGCTCCCCGCGGGGGGGCTGCTGTTGTCCCGGCTCCTGCGGCGACGCTCCCGCCGTCCGTCCTGA
- a CDS encoding histidine phosphatase family protein → MKTELILLRHGETEWNSLGLLQGHRDSPLSTEGLRQADALAARLSTLSFSALYSSDLGRALETARRISTRTGHEVHADARLRERGLGLLEGLTRDEARQRHPDIFGEYSTNAPDYVVPGGESVSQRLNHAVECLGEVGQRHPGERVVVVTHGGVLSSFFRHSLGIPPNTPRAFSVRNACWNQFDYQQGSFVLVTWGDLTHLRATSRDDP, encoded by the coding sequence ATGAAGACCGAGCTCATCCTGCTGCGGCACGGCGAGACGGAGTGGAACTCCCTGGGCCTCCTCCAAGGCCATCGCGACAGTCCGCTGAGCACCGAGGGACTGCGCCAGGCGGACGCGCTCGCGGCGCGGCTGTCCACCCTCTCCTTCAGCGCGCTGTACAGCAGCGACCTGGGCCGGGCCCTCGAGACGGCCCGGCGCATCTCCACCCGCACGGGCCACGAGGTCCACGCGGATGCCCGACTGCGAGAGCGGGGCCTGGGGCTCCTCGAGGGCCTCACCCGCGACGAGGCTCGCCAGCGCCATCCCGACATCTTCGGCGAGTACTCCACCAACGCCCCGGACTACGTCGTGCCCGGGGGCGAGAGTGTCTCCCAGCGCCTGAATCACGCGGTGGAGTGCCTGGGAGAGGTCGGCCAGCGCCACCCCGGCGAGCGCGTGGTCGTCGTCACCCACGGCGGCGTGCTGAGCAGCTTCTTCCGCCACAGCCTGGGGATTCCGCCCAACACCCCCCGCGCGTTCAGCGTCCGCAACGCCTGCTGGAACCAGTTCGACTACCAGCAGGGTTCCTTCGTGCTGGTGACGTGGGGCGACCTCACCCATCTGCGAGCCACCAGCCGCGACGACCCGTGA